ATCCAGAGAGTGGATGCACAAACAGCTCCGTTCGCTACTCCGGGAGTATGACTACCTGATCCTGTACGGACACGGGATCTCGCCGGAGACGATCGACGTCTGGCGGCAGTTGAAACGAACGCTCACCAGAGCGGCAAGCGACGAGCGACGGTTCCACGCGATCGGGACGATCCGCTGGGGAAAGCATCGGACGGCGACCGAGCCAGCCGTTTCGCGGGCGCGTCGCTGGTCGGTCGCTCTCGGGCCAGTCACGGTCGTCGGCGCCGTGACCGCCACCTTCGCCGCAGCCGGGACCGTGGGGGCGGAAGCGCCGATAGCGGTGGTCGTCCTCGGGTCGGCCGCCACGGCGGTGTTCGTGGCACTGCTCGCGAGCCGTTTCGTGGATCGGTCGTCGTGAGCCGATGTCGGCACCGCGTGCGTGCCATCGAGTTTCGGCAGGCGTTCCGATCGAGAAGGGGTCGCCTACGACAGGGATCGAACCGAGGACGTTATGGGGACCGCTCTCGCCGTCCCGAGCCGATCGAGAACGGGTGCGATCTCGACGGGCCGATAGGCGCAGCGTACGCCGACGGTTCCCGTTGCGAGCGGTTCCGAACCGATAGATAGGCAGCGTATACTCAACTCGTCGAACGCGATACGCTCGCTCATGCACAGACGAACGGTGCTACTTGGAACGGGCGTTGTGAGCTCGGCCGTCCTCGCGGGCTGTGCCACCGAGGACGAAGCCGACGAGACCGGAGCCGACGACGCGGACGACGACGCCACAGCTCCCGACGAGAACGGCGACGACAACGGCGTCGACGACGAGGACGCGACGGACGACGAAGGCGAGGACGACGCGGACGACGAGGAGCCCGAAACCGACGCGGACGGCGACCTCGAGGAGCGCATCGAGGACGAGCCGCCGATGGAGGGGCTCGCGGTCACGGACCACGAGCTCGTCGAGGACGACCTCTCGGCGACCGTCGAGGGGATCGTGGCCAACGAGACCGGCGAGGACCTCGGACCCGTCGAGGTTGGCGCGGTCTTCTACGACGCGGACGGCGAGGTGGTCGACGAGTCGGTGACCAGCACCTCCGAGCTGGAGGACGGCGAGGAGTGGGCGTTCGGAATCATGAGCGTCGCGGACGACGTCACCGGCTACGCGGTCGACGTCGTGGCCGCCGAGCCGATCGAGCGCTCGCCGATCTGAGACCCATCAGTCGGCGAGGTAGTATCGATTGTAAATCGCCAGCAGTCCGACGAAGACGGCGACGAACGCGGGCACCGCCACGGCGTAGGCGAGGACGCCTTCGAGCCCGCTGCGGCCGACGATTGTCGTCGTCGCCAGCCCGGTAAGCAAAACGGCAGCGACCAGATACAGGAAGTTCCCCAGGTACGGCGGGTCCTCGCCCGCTCCGGGTGCGCTCATGCGCCAACCAGGCGAAAGCGACGGCATATGTTTTCCCCCCGCTATCGGCCCGCGCGCAGCGCGTCGAGCCGCGCCGCGGCCAGCGGCACCAGCATCTCCTGGTCCGTGAGTCCGCCGTGCATCCCGATCGAGTCCATCTCCGCCCACCAGAGTCCGCGGTTCCGGTGGACCGCGATCAGCTCGCCACAACGCCGTTCGAACAGCGCGGACGGCTCGCCGGGGCCGAACAGCCCGCACTCGAGGGCCTCCTCGCGGGTGAACGTCCGTCCGTCGAGGTTCGCCTCGACGATCCCGCGGGCGTCCTCGAGACGGTCGGGACGGACGTGAAAGTGGACGTTGCGGGGGCTGCCCGTCGGTAGGCGCGGATCGCCGTCCGCGCCGCGGCGAAACGTCTCGCGCAGCGACGGCCACGCCTCCCAGTCGGTCATCACGACGTTCTCATCTGGGGCGGTGTCGACGATTCCGTGATCCGCGGTCACCACGAGCAGCGTCCGTTCCGCGAGCTCGGGATCGAGCCGCTTGATCAGTTCGTGTTGCAGGCGCTCAAGGACGGCCGCGAGGTTCTGTCGGTAGCGCTCGGTGCCGGTTCCCTCGGCGTGGGAGATCGCGTCGATCGTCGGCTCGTAGGCGTAGACGTAGGCCGGATCGGCCGACACCTCGAGGGCACGCCGGATCGACAGCGCGAGGTCGGTCGCGGTGTCGTACCCGACCCGGGTGGCGCCCGCGGTCGTCGCGCGGGTGTACCCCGACTCGACGAACTCGGCGGGCTGGATCGCGTACGTGTCGATCCCCGCCCGCTCGGCCCGCTCGTAGATCGACCGCCCGGTACACAGCTCGGTCGCCGACGACGACGGCGAGACGTCCGCGAGGGGATCGCCTTCGAGGGTTCGAAAGGGGAGCGTCTCGACGATCCGCCCGGCCGACTCGAGGTACTGGAACCAGCCCAGCAGACCGTGTTCGACGGGTACGGAGCCGGTGCTTACCGTCGTCAACGCCGCAGCGGTCTCCGAGGGGTAGATCGTCGTCAGCGGCGCCACCGTCCCGGCGTCCTCGAGCCGGCGAAGGAACGGGTGGGCTCCGCGGTGGCGCTTCCAGTGCTCGTAGCCGAACCCGTCCAGCAGGAAGACGACGACGTTGTCGACATCGGTCGCGACGTCCCCGAGGACGTCCTCGGGTAGCCGTCGCTCGAATCCGTCGGCGAGGAGGGAGAGGGCCGTCTCGGGGACGTTCGCGACGCAGTATTCATCGTAGTCGGGGACGACGACGCCGTCCTCGGCGGTGCGCTCGCGGAGTCGCGACTCCAGGGACGCGCGCATACCGGTTCCGACGCCCCCGTGTGAGATAGTACCACCGCCTGGTCGCGCCGACGCCGGTAGGGGTGTGTTACTCAATGCCAAGGACTATACTCGTTCCGCGCGATGACATCCCGTATGCGCGCACCCGAGCGGCCGACGTTCGAAAGCGAGGCGAGCAAGACGATCTACCAGTACGTCGAGCGACACGGGACGGCGGCGCGACACCGGATCCGGGAGATGACGTCGCTGTCGCCCGAGGAGTTCCGGTCGGAGCTCGAGGGGTTGGAGTCCAAGGGCTACCTGGAGGAAAGCGGCGGGACGGTTCGGCTCGCGCTCGACGTCGGCTCGGTCGAGGAGTACGAGACCGACGCGGAGACGTACCTCATCCGTCCCGGGCGGAACCGGGACTTCGACGGGCTCGTGGAGACGATCCGCGAAGTGACCTCGAAGGAGTCGTACGTCGTCGCCGAGAGCGTCGCCGAACAGCTGCTCTACGAGGACGCCGTCACCCGCCACAACACCGTCGAGTCGCGGGTGTTTTTCGTCGCCACGATCGACGACGAGGTCGCGGGCTGGGTCCACCTCGATCTCCCGCAGGTCGAGAAGCTCCGCGAGACGGCCCAGCTCACCGTCGGCGTCCGGCCCGACCACCGCAGGCGCGGCGTCGGCGACGCCCTGCTCACCCGCGGGGTCGACTGGGCGGAGGCGAACGGCTACCGGAAGGTGTACAACAGCGTTCCGGCGACCAACGACGAGGCGCTGGCCTTTCTCGAGGGTCACGGCTGGAACACCGAGGGGATCCGCCGAAACCACTACACGATCGACGGCGAGTTCATCGACGAGGTGTTGATGGCCTACACGTTCTGAGCGCGCTCGATCGTCCGAACCCGGCGAGCCGCGCTCAGTCGTCGCGCTCGAGGGCAACGCCCAGCTCCTCGAGGACGTCGAAGAATGTCGGGAACGAGACGTCGACGTGTTCGGCCCCTGCGATCGTCGTCTCGCCGTCGGCGACGAGCCCGGCGAGGGCCAGCGCCATCACGATCCGGTGGTCGCCGCGGCCGTCGACCGCGGCGCCCTCGAGGGTCGACTCGCCGCCGTGAACGGTTAGCGACGCCTGCTCCTCGGTCGTCTCGACGCCCAGCGTGCCGAGCTCCTCGGCCATCGCGCTCACGCGGTCGGTCTCCTTGTAGCGGACGTGCTCGGCGTCGACGATCCGGGTGTCGCCGTCGGCGACCGCCCCCAGCGTCGCGATCGTCGGCAGCAGGTCGGGCGTGTCCTCGACGGAGACCTCGATCCCTTCGAGATCCCCCGCGGCGACGTCGATCGTTCCCGCCTCGCGGTCCCAGTCGACGTCGGCGCCCATCGCCGAGACGATCTCGACGATCGCCGTGTCCCCCTGGGCGCTCGGCCGGGCACCCTCGATCCGGACGCCGTCGTCCCCGGCGATCGCACCCGCCGCGAGCAGGTACGAGATCGAGGAGAAATCGCCGGGAACGCGGTACTCGCCGCCCGCGGGCTCGTAGCGCTGCCCGCCTGCGACGGCGAACCCGCGCTCGGTCTGCTCGGCCGCGACGCCGAAGTCGTCGAGGACCTCGAGGGTGATGTCGACGTACGGCGCCGACTTGAGCTCGGTCTCGAGTTCGATCTCGAGGCCGTCCTCGGTGACCG
This genomic window from Natronococcus occultus SP4 contains:
- a CDS encoding FxLYD domain-containing protein; the protein is MHRRTVLLGTGVVSSAVLAGCATEDEADETGADDADDDATAPDENGDDNGVDDEDATDDEGEDDADDEEPETDADGDLEERIEDEPPMEGLAVTDHELVEDDLSATVEGIVANETGEDLGPVEVGAVFYDADGEVVDESVTSTSELEDGEEWAFGIMSVADDVTGYAVDVVAAEPIERSPI
- a CDS encoding alkaline phosphatase family protein, with protein sequence MRASLESRLRERTAEDGVVVPDYDEYCVANVPETALSLLADGFERRLPEDVLGDVATDVDNVVVFLLDGFGYEHWKRHRGAHPFLRRLEDAGTVAPLTTIYPSETAAALTTVSTGSVPVEHGLLGWFQYLESAGRIVETLPFRTLEGDPLADVSPSSSATELCTGRSIYERAERAGIDTYAIQPAEFVESGYTRATTAGATRVGYDTATDLALSIRRALEVSADPAYVYAYEPTIDAISHAEGTGTERYRQNLAAVLERLQHELIKRLDPELAERTLLVVTADHGIVDTAPDENVVMTDWEAWPSLRETFRRGADGDPRLPTGSPRNVHFHVRPDRLEDARGIVEANLDGRTFTREEALECGLFGPGEPSALFERRCGELIAVHRNRGLWWAEMDSIGMHGGLTDQEMLVPLAAARLDALRAGR
- a CDS encoding GNAT family N-acetyltransferase — encoded protein: MRAPERPTFESEASKTIYQYVERHGTAARHRIREMTSLSPEEFRSELEGLESKGYLEESGGTVRLALDVGSVEEYETDAETYLIRPGRNRDFDGLVETIREVTSKESYVVAESVAEQLLYEDAVTRHNTVESRVFFVATIDDEVAGWVHLDLPQVEKLRETAQLTVGVRPDHRRRGVGDALLTRGVDWAEANGYRKVYNSVPATNDEALAFLEGHGWNTEGIRRNHYTIDGEFIDEVLMAYTF
- the aroA gene encoding 3-phosphoshikimate 1-carboxyvinyltransferase — its product is MDVTITPSRVAGRARAPPSKSYTHRAILAAGYASETTVRDALWSADTEATAHAVSLFGGSVDRDEDTLEITGFDGQPGVPADVIDCENSGTTMRLVTAAAALADGTTVLTGDESLRSRPQGPLLEAIADLGGEAESTRGNGQAPLVVTGPISGDEVSIPGDVSSQYITALLMAGAVTEDGLEIELETELKSAPYVDITLEVLDDFGVAAEQTERGFAVAGGQRYEPAGGEYRVPGDFSSISYLLAAGAIAGDDGVRIEGARPSAQGDTAIVEIVSAMGADVDWDREAGTIDVAAGDLEGIEVSVEDTPDLLPTIATLGAVADGDTRIVDAEHVRYKETDRVSAMAEELGTLGVETTEEQASLTVHGGESTLEGAAVDGRGDHRIVMALALAGLVADGETTIAGAEHVDVSFPTFFDVLEELGVALERDD